From the genome of Candidatus Omnitrophota bacterium:
GAGGCTGACTTTCAAGGTAGGTAAATTTGCCACACTGCACGGCGCAGAAGTCATAGAGTCGGTCAATAATTGGAGCTTTTCGAGGTCATACCTTTTCGGCTACGCCATCCCGTTCACGCATACAGGCGTGAGGGCATATTACAAGCCTTTTGAGAATGTGCCGGTCGAAACATATATAGGTATAGTGAACGGCTGGGACCAGGTGGTCGATCTCAATAAGGCGAAGACCGTAGAGGCGCAGATATATATTACACCGATAGAACCGCTCTCTTTAGGGGTGGGAGGGATGTTCGGAGCGGAACGGGCCGACTCCGACAAAGACCTCAGGAACCTGATCGACCTTGTCGCCACCTATAAAGTGACCGACAAACTGACCCTTAAAGCAAATTATGATTACGGCTGGGAGAAGAACGGCGCCTCCGCATTTGCCGGCTACACAGACGGTAAGGACGCCACATGGGACGGCATTGCCGGCTACGTCAAATATGACCTCTTTGACTGGTGGTCCATAGCGGGCAGAGGCGAATTCTTTCACGACAGGGACGGCGTGCGGACCGGAGTCCTTACTAGCACAACAATGCCTGTGTCGGATTTGGAACTGTGGGAATTCACGCTCACGAACGAATTCAGATTATTCAAAAACCTCATAACGAGGTTCGAATACAGGTATGACAAGGCGAGCGGCCAGGTATTCACCAGCGACAAAACGACGTCAAATTATCAAAACACACTGTCCGCGGAAGTGATCGCCAGGTTCTAGGGCCGGGAGAAAGTTATGTCGGGGAAGATAGTGGTCTTAAAACATGTTGGATCTGAAGGTCCGGGCACCATAGCCGATTTTTTCGCAAATACAAAGTGGGACCTTAGTGTGATCGACCTGGGCAGGGAGAGTGCGCTCCTGGGCGAACTTACCAATATAGACGGGATCGTCTCCATGGGCGGACCGATGAACGCATATGAAGAGGAGCTATATCCGTTCCTGAAAGATGAGATCGCGTTCCTGAAGAAGGCAGTAGAGGAAGAGATCCCCACAATAGGAATATGTCTTGGGGCGCAGTTGCTGGCCAGGTCCTGCGGGGCGACGGTAAAGAGGGCGGAAGAGGAAGAGATCGGGTGGTACGATGTCGAATTGACCGAGGACGGCCTGCGCGATCCGTTATTCTCCGGGATACCGGCGAAGATACGCGTCTTCCAATGGCATCATGATACTTTTGAAATACCCGCGGGAGGCACGCTTATGGCAAAAGGCCGGGGTTGTTTGAACCAGGCGTTCAAGGTCGGCGCCAACGCGTATGGCCTTCAATTCCATGTTGAGGTGACCCCTCAGATGATAACAAGCTGGATAAGAGAGTGCGGCGAATTAAGAGAGGGTGCGGCCGATATCCTTTTTGAGTGTTATGAAGGCCGTGAAGCCCTCAGGGAGCTGACAGAGAAGCTCTGCCTTAATTTTTCCAGGATGATCTCGGTTTCACAAAGATCCGCAACCGGGCGAACCCCGGCCGGGCATAAAACGTTTTAACTAAAAAGGAGGCGGTTATGATAAATTCAGGCGATACGGCGTGGGTCCTGATATCGAGCGCGCTCGTGATGCTTATGACGGCGCCGGGGCTGGCGTTCTTCTACGGGGGGCTCGTGAGGCGCAAGAACGTCCTCGCGACGATGATGCAGTCGTTCTTCATCCTATGCCTCCTGAGCATCCAATGGATACTCTGGGGCTATACGCTATCATTCGGCCCTGACAAAGGGCACTTCATAGGAGGTCTTGCGTGGTTCGGCCTTAAAGGCGTGGGCATGGCCCCTAACGCCGATTATGCGGCCACTATACCGCATCTCCTCTTTATGGCATACCAGATGATGTTCGCGGTCATAACGCCGGCACTCATCACCGGCGCCTTCGCGGAGAGGATGAAGTTCTCTACATACGTTATATTCACGCTGCTATGGGCAACGCTGGTCTACGACCCCGTGTGCCACTGGGTATGGGGGACCGGAGGATGGTTGCGCGCTAAAGGGGCCCTCGATTTTGCCGGCGGCACGGTAGTCCATGTCTCCTCGGGTATAGCCGCGCTGGTCGCGGCACTGGTACTGGGTAAGAGGCGCGGTTATGGCCGTGAACCGATGAGCCCTCACAACCTGCCCCTTACGGTACTGGGCGCGGCGCTATTGTGGTTCGGGTGGTTCGGGTTCAATGCGGGGAGCGCGCTCGGCGCGAATGAGCTGGCGGTATGGGCATTCATCTCGACCAACACCGCGGCAGCGGCAGCCGCCCTCACATGGATGTTCATAGAGTGGAAGACGGTGGGAAAACCGACCATCCTTGGAGGGGCGACAGGAGCGGTAGCCGGCCTCGTTGCGATAACCCCTGCGGCCGGGTTCGTCTCTCCGATCTCCGCGATATTTATAGGGATAATAGTAGGGCTTGTATGCTACATGGCGGTGGCGGTCATAAAACTGAAACTGGCCTACGATGACTCTCTTGACGCATTCGGCGTCCACGGCGTGGGAGGTACGGTCGGCGCCCTTGCGACGGGCCTATTTGCCCAGAAGGCCATAAATCCCGCGGGGAACAACGGCCTCTTCTTCGGGAACCCTTCTCAATTCATGGTCCAGCTTACGGGCGTCCTGGCCACGATGGTATATTCCGTGGTGGTCACGTTCGTATTGTTGAAGGTCCTGGACGCCGTCATGGGTCTGAGGGTGGACGACGATGACGAGGTCGTGGGCCTCGACATTTCGCAGCACGAGGAGAGCGCATATACGTTGCTGGACTAATAGGAAAGGAAGGCACATATGAAACTTATAATCGCGATACTGCAGCCGCACAAGCTGGAGAATGTCCTGCAGGAGCTTGACAGGGACCAGATATATCTTAAGACGGTCTCGAACGTCCTCGGATGCGGGCGCCAGAAGGGACGTACCGAAGTATACCGGGGGAGGAAAGAGACCGGCAATATGCTGAAGAAGGTACGCCTCGAGATAGCCGTCAACGACAAGTACCTGCAGCCGGCCGTAAATGCTATAATGCGCGGCGCAAAGACGGGGAACATAGGGGACGGGAAGATATTTGTGCTCGACCTTGCAGAGTGTATGCGTATAAGGACCGGAGAGAAGGGCGGAGAGGCGATAGGATAAAAACTGGATTCTGGTTACCAAATCCGGCCCGTTTTTACTTGTATATACAGGTGGCTAAAATATAGGCACATTGTAGTGCCTCTTTAAGCAAAGAAGATAAGAACATAGGCGTTCGAACAGGTCAACGAAGTCGTGACCATTCGGACGCTTTTTTATTTGGTAAAAATAACGAAAGATAAAAGGAGGAATAGAGCGATGGCAAAGAAGAAAGAGATGATAGAGGTTAAGACCAAAAACCCTCTCGTGAACGGCTCATTTGACGAAAAGGCGGCGCGGTCGGTGATGAAGATGGTGAAGGATAAGGGTATCCAGATAATCGACCTGAAGTTCAATGACCTGCCCGGCCTGTGGCAGCACTTTTCCATACCGGCCACTGAGATGAAAGAGATGGACGATATCACACGTTCCATATGGGTGGACGGTATAGGGTTCGACGGCTCATCCATAAGAGGCTTCCAGAAGATACAGGAGTCGGACATGATACTCATACCCGACCCTTCGACCGCAGTCATAGACCCTGTCTGCGAAGTCCCTACGTTGAGCCTCATATGCGACATCTACGACCCTCTTTCCAGAAAGGCATACACGCGCGACCCCCGCTACATAGCCAAGAAGGCGGAGAAGTACCTCAAGACGACCGGGATCGCCGACAGCGTCTACTTCGGGCCGGAAGCCGAATTCTTCATCTTCAACGATGTCCGGTTCGACCAGACAGAGAACTCCGGCTACTACTTTATCGACTCCGATGAGGCGGACTGGAACACGGGGAGGACAGAAAACCCCAACCTGGGTTACAAGATAAGGTTCAAAGAAGGATACTTCCCTGTACCTCCGCATGATTCCTTACAGGACCTCAGGAGCAGGATAATCCTTAAGATGCTCGAATCCGGCATCAATGTGGAGGTCCATCACCATGAAGTCGCGACAGCCGGCCAGTGCGAGATAGACATGAAGTTCGACAAGCTGACAAAGATGGCCGACAACCTGCTCCTCTACAAATACATAATAAAGAACATGGCCAGGAAGAACGGGATGGTAGCGACGTTCATGCCCAAACCTCTCTTTGCGGATAACGGTTCGGGCATGCATTGTCACCAGAGCCTGTGGAAGAACGGCGTCAACCTATTCTACGACAAGAACGGCTATGCCCTGCTCAGCCAGACGGCGAAATACTATATAGGAGGGCTCCTGAAGCATGCCAACAGTTTAATGGCCTTCTGCGCCCCGACCACCAACTCCTATAAACGGCTTGTGCCCGGATATGAGGCGCCCGTCAACCTCGTCTATTCGGCCAGGAACCGTTCTGCGGCGGTACGCATACCTATGTACTCCGACAGCCCTAAATCGAAGCGTATAGAGTTCCGTCCGCCTGACCCGGCATGTAACGGCTACATCGCATTCAGCGCCATGCTGATGGCCGGCCTGGACGGCATACAGAACAAGATAGACCCGGGTGAGCCGAATGATGCCGATCTCTTTGAGCTGAACGAAGAAGAGCTTAAGAAGATACCGACCGTACCGTCATCTCTGCGAAGGGCGATCGATGCCCTGGAGGCGGACCACGAATACCTCCTCAAGGGAGGCGTCTTCACCAAAGATGTCATAGACATCTGGATAGAATACAAGAGAAAGAAAGAGATAGATTCCGTGCGGATGCGGCCGCACCCTTACGAATTCTACCTCTACTTCGATATTTAAACAGGTCCGGGCTTTCCCGCCGGCTGCCTTTTGACCGGAAAAGAGGCGGCCGGCGGAAAAAGATCAGGAACATATTTTTTTTAATAAAGGATGCCTATATTTTGGGCAAGAAACCGAAGAAGGTCAAGATGGTGACTATACTGATCTCCAGGGACGAAAAGAACATACAGCGCATACTGACCGATGCCCTGCAGAGGGAAGGGTATGGGACATCCGTAGACCTGAAGACGGATGATATGATGCGGCTAGCCGGCAAGATCAATGAACCCGGGGCGTCGACGCTGAAAGATATAATCACCAGGCTGGGGGAGTCGCTCTGCCGCGAAAAGAACGGTGTGCTGTACAGGTCTATCCTGGAGATCATCGAGAAACCGCTCATAGAATATACCCTCGAGAGGACGGAGGGAAATCAATTGAAGGCGGCCAGGATACTCGGGATCAACCGCAATACGATGCGCTCAAAGATAAAGAGGCTGAACATCGATGTCGATAGGTGGAAGGTGCCCATACAATGAACTTTCACAACGTTCCGGAAGAACAGGGATTATACGACCCGCGCTTTGAGCACGACAGCTGCGGTGTAGGATTCGTGTGCGACATAAAGGGCATACGGTCGAATGACATCATACGCCAGGCCCTGGAGGTGCTCGGACACCTTTCTCACCGCGGGGCGACCGGGGCCGATCCGAAAACTGGCGACGGAGCCGGCATCCTTATGCAGATGCCGCACAAATTCTTTTCTACGGTTTGCGACAGGGCAGGTATAGCGCTTCCGGGCGAGGGCGATTACGGCTCAGGCCTCGTATTCTTATCCCGTGACCCGGAAGAAAGGAAGTCCCATAAACGCATCTTCGAAAAGATCGTAAGGGAAGAGGGGCAGGTCTGCGCCGGTTGGCGGGCGGTCCCGGTAGACGATTCCGATATAGGGCTAGCGGCGCGCGAGACGGAACCGGTGATAGAACAGGTCTTCATAACGAAGGGTAAGGGGGTCTCCGATATCTTCGATTTTGAGAGGAAGCTCTATCTGATCCGAAGGCGCGTCGAAAACGCGATAAGGGGCGGCGGGGCCGCAGGCAAGGTCTCCTTTTACGTCACAAACCTGTCGTGCCGGACATTCTCCTACAAAGGCCTCCTGACGCCTTCTCAGACGGGAAATTTCTTCCCCGACCTGAAAGACCGGGCAATGGAAAGCGCCATATGCGTCGTCCATTCGCGCTACAGCACCAATACGTTCCCGACATGGGACCTTGCCCAGCCGTTCCGTTTCCTGGCCCACAACGGGGAGATAAACACCCTGCGCGGCAATATAAACTGGATGCATGCGAGGGAAGGTCTCTTGAAGAGCAGGCTCTTCGGGAAGGACATCAGGAAGATAATGCCTGTCATAGTTCCCGGCGGCAGCGATTCGGCGAACATCGATAATGTCTTTGAACTGCTCGTACTGTCCGGCAGGTCTATGCCTCACGCGATGAGCATGCTCATACCGTCCGCATGGGAAGAGAACGGTCTCATGAAGAAGAAGATAAAAGACTTCCACAGGTACCACGCCTGCCTGACCGAACCATGGGACGGCCCGGCGGCCATAGCGTTCACGGACGGGACGAGGGTCGGCGCTGTATTGGACCGGAACGGCCTGCGCCCCGCTCGGTACATAATAACGAAACGGGATCTTGTCGTCATGGCCTCGGAAGTAGGGGTGCTCGATATCAACCCTTCGGATATACTCGTCTCCGCGAAACTTGAGCCGGGCAAGATGTTCTTCATAGATACCGCCGAGGGGCGCATAATAGACGACGATGAGATAAAGGGCGGCCTCGCATCCGGGGCTCCCTACTCCGCATGGCTCGATTCGCACCTTGTCGACCTTGAGGACTTGCCCGACGGAAAAGTGCCCGCCGATAAGGGGGATCTCCAGACGGCCCTGAAGGCGTTCGGTTATACCAGGGAAGACCTGAAGATGATCATCAAGCCGATGGCTGAAAAGGGGGTTGAGCCGATCGGTTCCATGGGAAACGACACGCCGCATGCGGCGCTATCGGAGGTCCCGCAGCTTATTTACAGCTACTTCAAACAGCTGTTCGCACAGGTGACTAACCCGGCCATAGACCCCATACGCGAAGAGCTCGTCATGAGCCTGGAGACGTATCTCGGCCCGGAGGGGAACCTCCTGGACGAAACGGATGAGCATTGCCGGCGGCTCAGGGTGAAACGGCCAATACTCACTAACGAGGAACTGGCGAAGATACGCGCGATAAAGAAGAACGGCTTCAGGACAAAGACGATATCCACCCTCTTTGACCCATCCGATAAGGACGGGTTTGAAAATACGCTATCGTCGATATGCCGCAAGGTCTCTTCCGCGATACGGGAAGGGTGTACCTTCATCATATTGAGCGACCGCGGCGTCGACAGGGACCATGCGGCCCTGCCGGCCCTTATGGCGATCGGCGCCGTCCACCACCATCTCGTCAGGAAGGCATTGCGGACGAGGATAGGCATCATAGTGGAAAGCGGAGAGCCGCGCGAGGTGCACCATTTCGCGCTCCTCTTCGGCTACGGCGCGGACTGCGTCAACCCGTACCTGGCCTATGAGACGATCGGCCATCTTAAGGCAACGGGCGAACTCTCTCCGAACGTTAAAGTTGCGCTCAAGAATTATATTGCGGCGGTGAACAAAGGCATAATGAAGGTCCTTTCCAAGATGGGGATATCGACGCTCCAGAGCTACAGGGGCGCCCAGATCTTCGAGGCGCTGGGCCTGAATAAAGACGTGGTGGAGAGGTGTTTTGCAGGGACCGTCTCCAGGATAGGCGGATCCGATCTCAACGCCATCCAGGAAGAGTACCTTTCGAGGCACAGGGAGGCATACCCGGCAGGAGTCTACCCGCAGCCGTATCTCGCCTCGGGCGGCATCTACCAATGGAAAAAGGACGGGGAGTTCCACCTCTGGAACCCCGACAGCATAGCGGCCCTTCAGGACGCCGCAAGGAAGGACGACTATCCAAGGTATAAGGAGTTTGCAAAACTTATCAATGACCAGCGGGAACACCCGACTACCCTCAGGGGCCTCCTCGCCTTCAGGAAAGCGGTGCCGATACCCATCGACGAAGTAGAACCCGTTGAAGATATAGTGAAACGCTTCGCGACGGGCGCCATGAGCTTCGGGTCCATAAGCAGGGCCGCGCATGAAACGATAGCGATAGCGATGAACCGCCTCGGCGGGCGCTCAAACACGGGAGAGGGCGGAGAAGACCCCGCAAGGTTCAGTCCCCTCCCGAACGGCGATTCGGTCCGGAGCTCCGTCAAACAGGTCGCATCAGGGAGATTCGGCGTCACCATAAATTACCTTGTGAACGCTGATGAGCTCCAGATAAAGATCGCCCAGGGTGCCAAGCCCGGAGAAGGAGGCCAGCTGCCCGGACATAAGGTCAGCGCCACCATCGCCAAAACCCGTTATACTACACCCGGCGTCACGCTCATATCTCCGCCGCCGCACCACGACATATACTCGATCGAAGACCTCGCCCAGCTTATCTTCGACCTCAAGAACGCAAACCCCAGGGCGCGCATAAGCGTGAAGCTCGTATCCGAGGCAGGGGTTGGTACGGTCGCGGCAGGGGTGGCAAAAGGGCATGCAGACATGATATTGATCGCGGGAGGGGACGGGGGCACCGGCGCCTCCCCGTTAAGTTCCATACGCCACGCCGGGCTGCCCTGGGAACTGGGGCTTTCGGAGACGCACCAGACGCTCGTCCTCAACAGGCTGAGGAGCAGGGTACGCCTCCAGACGGACGGTCAGATGCGTACAGGCAGGGACGTGGCAATAGCGGCGTTATTGGGCGCCGAGGAGTTCGGGTTCAGCACCGCCGTACTAATAGTCATGGGATGCGTCATGCTGCGCCATTGCCATCTCAACAACTGTTCCCTGGGCGTAGCGACCCAGGACGCTGCCCTGGAGAAGAGATTTTCCGGGAGGCCCGAGCATATCATTAATTATTTCCATTTTGTGGCACAGGAGCTGCGCGAGATCATGGCTTCTCTGGGTATAAGGAAGATCGACGACATGGTAGGGAGGACCGACCTGCTCGAAACAGATGAGAATATCTGCCGTAAGAAGACGCGCATGATAGACCTCTCAAAGGTACTCTACAGGCCGGCCGCGGGTCCGGAGAACGGCGTACACCGGACAAGATACCAGGACCATGGGATCGACAGTGTCCTGGACCTCAGACTGATCGAACTGTCGAAAGATGCCCTGGAAAAGAGAGCGCCGGTGCTGGTGAGATCCGTCATCCGCAATACCGACAGGACGACCGGCGCCATGCTGAGCGGCCGCGTCTCGGCTCTTTACGGCGAAGAGGGCCTGCCCGAAGATACCATACACTGCGGGTTCAAAGGCGTTGCGGGGCAGAGCTTCGGCGCCTTCCTCGCAAAAGGGATCACCTTTGAGCTTGAGGGTATGACCAACGACTACGTCGGTAAAGGCATCTCGGGCGGAAAGATAATAGTATATCCGGACAGGCGTACGGACTACCTCCCGGAAAAGAATATACTGATAGGCAATACGACGTTTTACGGCGCGATAAGCGGTGAGGCATACATAAGGGGCATAGCCGGAGAGCGCTTCGCCATACGCAATTCCGGGCTCTACGCGGTCGTCGAGGGCCTCGGAGACCATGGATGCGAATACATGACCGGCGGCAGGGTGGTCATCCTGGGAAAGACCGGGAGGAATTTTGCGGCAGGCATGTCCGGAGGGATAGCTTACATTTACGATGACCCGCGTTTCGCCTCCAAATATAACAGGGAGATGGTCGAGCTGGAAGAGCTGTCAGAGAGCGACATAGAGACGCTGCGGACGCTCATATCCAACCACCATCGCTACACCGGAAGCGCCGTCGCCGGGAAGATACTCGATAATTTCCAATACGAGGTGCGGGCTTTCATCAAGGTCATGCCGGTA
Proteins encoded in this window:
- a CDS encoding porin, whose product is MRRVRKIACIMAIHFFCSSVGPFPAFADQAAIENAELKKEIALLKERLNALEEKVKLSETKTENIERKVSAPGTGMQEAVTSFAKEIEVHGFVDTSYIFNTNTPVAPNSRTNNLRVFDTEANGFMLNMAQINFEKPVSMESPVGFRVDLDYGRDARLIHSNGLGNTGDEFDLQQAYAQFCVPFTLPLMERLTFKVGKFATLHGAEVIESVNNWSFSRSYLFGYAIPFTHTGVRAYYKPFENVPVETYIGIVNGWDQVVDLNKAKTVEAQIYITPIEPLSLGVGGMFGAERADSDKDLRNLIDLVATYKVTDKLTLKANYDYGWEKNGASAFAGYTDGKDATWDGIAGYVKYDLFDWWSIAGRGEFFHDRDGVRTGVLTSTTMPVSDLELWEFTLTNEFRLFKNLITRFEYRYDKASGQVFTSDKTTSNYQNTLSAEVIARF
- a CDS encoding type 1 glutamine amidotransferase — protein: MSGKIVVLKHVGSEGPGTIADFFANTKWDLSVIDLGRESALLGELTNIDGIVSMGGPMNAYEEELYPFLKDEIAFLKKAVEEEIPTIGICLGAQLLARSCGATVKRAEEEEIGWYDVELTEDGLRDPLFSGIPAKIRVFQWHHDTFEIPAGGTLMAKGRGCLNQAFKVGANAYGLQFHVEVTPQMITSWIRECGELREGAADILFECYEGREALRELTEKLCLNFSRMISVSQRSATGRTPAGHKTF
- a CDS encoding ammonium transporter, whose product is MINSGDTAWVLISSALVMLMTAPGLAFFYGGLVRRKNVLATMMQSFFILCLLSIQWILWGYTLSFGPDKGHFIGGLAWFGLKGVGMAPNADYAATIPHLLFMAYQMMFAVITPALITGAFAERMKFSTYVIFTLLWATLVYDPVCHWVWGTGGWLRAKGALDFAGGTVVHVSSGIAALVAALVLGKRRGYGREPMSPHNLPLTVLGAALLWFGWFGFNAGSALGANELAVWAFISTNTAAAAAALTWMFIEWKTVGKPTILGGATGAVAGLVAITPAAGFVSPISAIFIGIIVGLVCYMAVAVIKLKLAYDDSLDAFGVHGVGGTVGALATGLFAQKAINPAGNNGLFFGNPSQFMVQLTGVLATMVYSVVVTFVLLKVLDAVMGLRVDDDDEVVGLDISQHEESAYTLLD
- a CDS encoding P-II family nitrogen regulator, whose translation is MKLIIAILQPHKLENVLQELDRDQIYLKTVSNVLGCGRQKGRTEVYRGRKETGNMLKKVRLEIAVNDKYLQPAVNAIMRGAKTGNIGDGKIFVLDLAECMRIRTGEKGGEAIG
- the glnA gene encoding type I glutamate--ammonia ligase codes for the protein MKMVKDKGIQIIDLKFNDLPGLWQHFSIPATEMKEMDDITRSIWVDGIGFDGSSIRGFQKIQESDMILIPDPSTAVIDPVCEVPTLSLICDIYDPLSRKAYTRDPRYIAKKAEKYLKTTGIADSVYFGPEAEFFIFNDVRFDQTENSGYYFIDSDEADWNTGRTENPNLGYKIRFKEGYFPVPPHDSLQDLRSRIILKMLESGINVEVHHHEVATAGQCEIDMKFDKLTKMADNLLLYKYIIKNMARKNGMVATFMPKPLFADNGSGMHCHQSLWKNGVNLFYDKNGYALLSQTAKYYIGGLLKHANSLMAFCAPTTNSYKRLVPGYEAPVNLVYSARNRSAAVRIPMYSDSPKSKRIEFRPPDPACNGYIAFSAMLMAGLDGIQNKIDPGEPNDADLFELNEEELKKIPTVPSSLRRAIDALEADHEYLLKGGVFTKDVIDIWIEYKRKKEIDSVRMRPHPYEFYLYFDI
- a CDS encoding helix-turn-helix domain-containing protein; protein product: MGKKPKKVKMVTILISRDEKNIQRILTDALQREGYGTSVDLKTDDMMRLAGKINEPGASTLKDIITRLGESLCREKNGVLYRSILEIIEKPLIEYTLERTEGNQLKAARILGINRNTMRSKIKRLNIDVDRWKVPIQ
- the gltB gene encoding glutamate synthase large subunit, translated to MNFHNVPEEQGLYDPRFEHDSCGVGFVCDIKGIRSNDIIRQALEVLGHLSHRGATGADPKTGDGAGILMQMPHKFFSTVCDRAGIALPGEGDYGSGLVFLSRDPEERKSHKRIFEKIVREEGQVCAGWRAVPVDDSDIGLAARETEPVIEQVFITKGKGVSDIFDFERKLYLIRRRVENAIRGGGAAGKVSFYVTNLSCRTFSYKGLLTPSQTGNFFPDLKDRAMESAICVVHSRYSTNTFPTWDLAQPFRFLAHNGEINTLRGNINWMHAREGLLKSRLFGKDIRKIMPVIVPGGSDSANIDNVFELLVLSGRSMPHAMSMLIPSAWEENGLMKKKIKDFHRYHACLTEPWDGPAAIAFTDGTRVGAVLDRNGLRPARYIITKRDLVVMASEVGVLDINPSDILVSAKLEPGKMFFIDTAEGRIIDDDEIKGGLASGAPYSAWLDSHLVDLEDLPDGKVPADKGDLQTALKAFGYTREDLKMIIKPMAEKGVEPIGSMGNDTPHAALSEVPQLIYSYFKQLFAQVTNPAIDPIREELVMSLETYLGPEGNLLDETDEHCRRLRVKRPILTNEELAKIRAIKKNGFRTKTISTLFDPSDKDGFENTLSSICRKVSSAIREGCTFIILSDRGVDRDHAALPALMAIGAVHHHLVRKALRTRIGIIVESGEPREVHHFALLFGYGADCVNPYLAYETIGHLKATGELSPNVKVALKNYIAAVNKGIMKVLSKMGISTLQSYRGAQIFEALGLNKDVVERCFAGTVSRIGGSDLNAIQEEYLSRHREAYPAGVYPQPYLASGGIYQWKKDGEFHLWNPDSIAALQDAARKDDYPRYKEFAKLINDQREHPTTLRGLLAFRKAVPIPIDEVEPVEDIVKRFATGAMSFGSISRAAHETIAIAMNRLGGRSNTGEGGEDPARFSPLPNGDSVRSSVKQVASGRFGVTINYLVNADELQIKIAQGAKPGEGGQLPGHKVSATIAKTRYTTPGVTLISPPPHHDIYSIEDLAQLIFDLKNANPRARISVKLVSEAGVGTVAAGVAKGHADMILIAGGDGGTGASPLSSIRHAGLPWELGLSETHQTLVLNRLRSRVRLQTDGQMRTGRDVAIAALLGAEEFGFSTAVLIVMGCVMLRHCHLNNCSLGVATQDAALEKRFSGRPEHIINYFHFVAQELREIMASLGIRKIDDMVGRTDLLETDENICRKKTRMIDLSKVLYRPAAGPENGVHRTRYQDHGIDSVLDLRLIELSKDALEKRAPVLVRSVIRNTDRTTGAMLSGRVSALYGEEGLPEDTIHCGFKGVAGQSFGAFLAKGITFELEGMTNDYVGKGISGGKIIVYPDRRTDYLPEKNILIGNTTFYGAISGEAYIRGIAGERFAIRNSGLYAVVEGLGDHGCEYMTGGRVVILGKTGRNFAAGMSGGIAYIYDDPRFASKYNREMVELEELSESDIETLRTLISNHHRYTGSAVAGKILDNFQYEVRAFIKVMPVEYKQVLGQRKSAGKPDLVEVSDG